A region of the Clostridium estertheticum subsp. estertheticum genome:
CATTTCAAAAATCATTCCTTGTTGCTCGAGTAGTCTCAGTAAACTATTATAATGATCATTTAGCATATTATTTGTAAACTTTAACCCTCCGCTAACACTATTACTATGTTCTAAGAGCTTGCTTTGATCGATTAATTGTAGTTCATATTGTTTTTTTATATTGTCTAACTTCTTTATTTTACGATTCACATTCTCTAAGTAATGATTATTATTATCTTTATCCATAATTATTACCTTGCCTTTCATAGTATTCTTTATGTAGAATGTAGTTGAGGTGATTATACATGAATAAATTTATAGACTTGATTATTTCCACATTAGAATATATACGTAAAAATAGTAAATTATATATTACATCATTTTTTAATAAAACATACTTCTTAATCGATAAAAATTTTACTTTAAATAAAATTTACAAACCAATTCTAAAAGAAAAAACTGATACAAACAAAAGATTACAAGGAGCGATAAACACTGTAAATAGTAAAAATAAAGAAGTTGAAAAAGCAATATTAAATTATAAAAATCAAAATACCTTACTACAAGAAAAAATATCTATAATTGAAGATCTAATAACAAAAAGGTATGATTAATTATAATATAAATTAAAAGAAAGAGCTGCGCAGGAAATGACTTGCAGCTCTGAAAGAGATGACTCGCAGCTCTGAAAGAGATTATTAACCAATTTTTTTCTCGTTTTCCTTGTTCAAATTGTTTTGAATTATGTTTTGTATTACATCCGATATATTTGCTTTTTCTTCCTTTGACATATCATCAAGATATATAGGTTTACCAAAGATAAGCTTAGCATTTGCCCTTTTAATTTTGCCATTATTACCTTCCAAGGCCGTATAAGTATCATACAATGTTATAGGAACAATAGGGACTCCTGCTTTTATTGCAAGCCTCATACTACCCTTCTTAAATTCTCCCATAGTGTTACTTCTACTTCTAGTTCCTTCTGGAAAAATGAGCATTGAATATCCATTTTTTAAGTATTCAACACCTTCTGCAATATCCTTAAGTGCCTGTCTTGGGTTTTCTCTATCCATAAACACACAATGTATTTGTTTCATCCAATAACTCATTATTGGTATCTTGATCATACTTTTTTTAGCAACAGCTCCCGTAATATTATTCATATTAGATAATATTACGGGTATATCAAGATCACTTTGGTGATTTCCAACAAAAAGGCAAGCCTCCTTTGGTATATTTTCTCTTCCACTAACTGTCAAATTCAAATTTGCGGCCTTTAGTATAAATTTAGCCCAATTCGTAGCCACCTTAAATAGGTATACCTCTGCTTCTTTTATAGATTTTTGCCTTTTGATTCTGTTTAATTTGGGTTTCTTCATGCTTATCCAAATCAAATTAATAATAAAAAGCATATAAAAATATATAGTTCTCATATATCTGTTCCTTTCATTCTTTAATTTAATTACATATCATTCTTTAATTTAATTACATATATAATTATACTAGTTAATAAGTTTTATTTCAAATTTCTCGTAAATATTGATATTTATTTATACATTTGGGCAACATCATTTATATAAATAAATATTATGTAGGAGATTACCTTTATGCCAAAAAAAACCTGGTTAAAATATACACTTATTTGTGTTTCACTTATTTTTGTAATTGTATGTACAACTATAAGCTACAAATCTACTATAAAAACTAGCTTAGATTTAGAAAACAATATGGTAACTCATTTTATTGACGTTGGCCAAGGTGATTGCGCACTTATTCAAGTGAATAATAAAAATTTACTAATTGATAGTGGTACAAGTGATTCAAAACAAAAATTAATTAGGTATTTGAAAAAAAACAATATCACAAAACTAGATTATATAGTTGCAACCCATCCCCATGAAGATCATATAGGTGGAATGGCTAGTGTTATTAAAAACTTTGAAGTTGGCGAATTTTATGCACCCAAAGCAATAAGTTCAACTCAAACATTTAATGATATGATTGACGCACTTCGGTCTAAAAATCTAAAAATAAAAATAGCTACTCCTAATATATCTTTAAATTTAGGTCCTAATGCCACTTGTATTATGTTATCCCCAAATAAAACCACCTACGATAATCTAAATAATTACTCTTGCACTCTAAAGATATCATACAAAAATTCAACTTATTTATTTACAGGCGATATAGAAACTCAAGCTGAGCAGGAGTTAATAGCTAATGGGTATGATCTATCAGCTCAGGTACTTAAAGTTGCACATCACGGTAGTAAAACATCTTCTTCAAAGGAATTTTTAGCTAAAGTATCTCCAAAGATTGCTGTAATAAGCTGTGGCATAGACAATGATTACGGTCATCCAAATAGAGAAACCTTAGATAGACTTAAAAGACTAAACACTATTGTCTATAGAACTGACCTAGATAAAACTATTGTACTTATAAGTGATGGGTCAAAGATAAAAAAGCTAGATAACTAGCTTTTTTATCTTGTAGTGCGTCCTGATGTAAATGAATATTATTATGAATTTCTTAATGGAATTTCATGTTTCAACCTCTTATTTGGTGCCACGTAGGAGAAAATTAAATTAAAATAGTAGTAAATTTAATTAAACATAATAAAACTATACCAACAATTATTCTATAAACAGCAAATACCTTCATAGGTTTTGTCTTTAAATAAGCAATAAATCTTTCAACTACAAGAAGTGCAACCAAAAATGCAACTATAAACCCTATAACCAAGGTAATAATTTCTCCACTACTAAAATTCATACCCGTTTTATATAAAGTAAGTGTTGCTGCTCCTACCATAGTTGGTATTGCAAGGAAAAATGAAAACTCAGTTGCAGCAACTGTAGAAACTCCGCAAATCCAACCTCCCATTATAGTAGATGACGATCTTGACATTCCTGGCCAAAGTGCCAAACATTGAAAACATCCTATTTTAAATGATTGTTTAATACTTATTTTCTCTACAGTTTTTGTTGTATGCTTATTTCTAAATCTATTTTCAATAATAATTAATAGAATTCCTCCAACTATAAGTCCTATGGCCACGGTACCTGGATTAAAAAGATATTTTTTTATTTTATCATTTAGAAGAAAACCAAAAAGTGCAGCCGGTATAAATGCGATTATAATATTAGTCCAAAATTTAATACCTGACGGCTTAAGTTTAAAAAATTCCACAATCGAGTTCCATATTTTACTCCAATATAAAACTATAATAGCAAGAATTGCTCCTAATTGAATTACTACCTCAAAACTATCTGCAAACGGGCCTTTAAAATTTATAACATTTCCCACAATGATCATATGCCCCGTGGAGGAAATAGGAATAAATTCTGTTATTCCTTCGACTACAGCTATTATTATAGCTTTTAAAACCAATATAATGTTTAAATCCATCTATTGTTTGCTCCCTTCTAAAAATAATTTGTAATTTTTAATTATAATATATTAACCTATTAAATACAATTAAATTTCCATTAATATCCTTTTTCACAACTTCTCCGTGCTTGTCCTCTTTGTTCTTATCATATATACTGCACATATTACTAAAACAGTACCAACTATCTGCATAAGTGTAATATGCTCATGTAATATAAAAAACGATATAATCATAGCAGTTGGTATTTCTAGATTTCCTATTATAGATACCTTAAGCGATCCTATATATTTTATAGCTGCATATAGTAGTGTTAAAGGAATGATTTCACAAAATATGGCAAGTATAATTGTATATATTAAAAGGCTTTTAGTTATATCACCCCTAAAAACAAATAGAGGGAATTTGTATATCATAAGGCTTATTAGTGAAAAAAGTGTTGAATAGGCATTAATAGTTAACGGTCCAATTCCCTGTAATTTTTCTTCACTATAAATATTCATAAAGGCATAAAACATTGCACATATTAAAGCAAATATTACTCCAATAAGTGAATATTTAGGTCGGCTTGATAAAATATCAAGAGTTAAAAGGCAACCAAAGAATGCCAGAAACACTGCAAAAACTTTTATGTAACTTATTGATCCCTTCTTAAACACCGCTGAATATATGAATACCATTATAGGATATGTATATAGTAATATAGCCACCATTTGAATAGGTAAATAGTTATAGGCTGTATAATAAAATACTGTCATAAATGTATTTCCAACGATTCCAAGTATCGCGAGTCTTAATAATTGCTTTTTTGTTACCTTAAATGACTTTTTATTAAAAATATACATGATTACAAACATTAATGGAACAGCTATAATGTACTGAAGTGTGAGTAAACTTATAGCATCAATTCCAAGACCAGAAGCTAGCTTTACAAATAATCCCGCACTCCCGAATAATACAGCTGAAAAAATCGAATAAATATATCCTTTGCTAAGTAAAATAGTATGATACCCCCAGTACTTTAATGTCTCTTATATTTATATTCTAACAAATCCATGCCTAAAAAGCCACAAGATTTAATAATAAGTTACATTATATTGTTAGACATTTATGTTAGTATGTTATAAAATTGTATTATCATAAATATAAGCTATAATAAAACTTATGCTAATAATAAAATCTAAATTCATAAGTACAATTAAAGGATGTGTTCAAAATTAAAATTCAGTCATTACTCAGTATATTAGTTTCAAAATTTGTTATGACATTATCAAAGTCTATATTTCAAGGAGGCACTAATTTCCCTGGGAAAATCGCTCTAAAACTTGATAAAAACATTTTGAAAACAATTGCTAATAATTACGAGGTTATACTTATAACCGGTACAAATGGTAAAACCACAACAACAAGCATGATTTATAGTATTGTAAAAGACAGCAAAAGACCTGTAATTACTAATAATACTGGTGCAAATATGTATACAGGAATTGTTGCATGCTTCATTTCAAATTATTCTTTTAAAAAGTCCACCGAGAAAAAAATTGCTGTTATAGAAGTAGATGAGGCTAATCTTAAATTTGTAACGCAGTATATAACTCCAAAAGTAATTACTATAACAAACCTTTTTCGGGACCAAATGGACAGATATGGGGAAGTATATACAACTCTTAAAAAAATACTTGTGGGAATCGAGAAAGTTCCTGAATCAACTCTCGTCCTTAATGGAGACGAATCTTTATTTGGAAACTTGAATCTTACAAATGATGTGATTTACTATGGTTTTGGAACGAAAGTTAATGAAAATAAAATTGTAGATATCAATGCAGATGCTAAGTTTTGCACAATCTGCAAATCTCCCTACAGTTATAATTTTATAACCTACAATCATCTTGGAGATTTCTATTGCCCTGTATGTGGATATAAAAGGCCAGAGCTTACCTACTTCGTGGATAAAGTGATTGATTTAAATACCAGTGGTTCCTCAGTTAATATTAATAATAAAGAATATTACATAAACCAACCAGGTACGTATAATATTTATAATGCCCTATGTGCCTACTCCGTAGCAAAGGTTCTTGAAACTTCCGATAACGTTATAGAACATTCTCTTAAAACCGTAGCTAGTAGCTTTGGTAGACAAGAAACTCTAAATATTGATGGTACCGAGGTTAAAATAATATTGGTTAAAAATCCTGCTGGCTATGATGAAGCTGTAAACACTATTAATCTTGACAAACGTACAATAAACTTATCTCTCCTATTAAATGACAATTATGCAGACGGTAAAGATGTCTCTTGGATTTGGGATGTAAATTTTGAGCGCCTTACCAGTCTTGATGTTAACAAAGTTATGATCTCGGGAATACGCTTGTACGATATGGCAATAAGACTTAAAGTAGCTGGTTTTTCATCAGATTCTTTCCTACTTTGCACGGACGAAGAAGCCTTACTTAAAGAAATTAAATCTTGCAATGGCGAAATAGTATATGTACTCGCAACCTATACCGCAATGATAAATTTAAGAAAATTTTTACATACTAAAGGTTACATAAATAAAATATGGTAAAAAATCTAATTCAGAAGGTGAATAATATGGAAATTAACATTTGTCATCTATATCCTGATTTATTAAATGTATATGGGGATGTAGGAAATATTTTAATACTAAAACACAGAGCAGAGCTTCGAGGAATTGAAGTAAACATTGTTAATATATCTATGGGCGATAATTTTAAAGCAGAAGATTACGATATTGTTTTTTTTGGAGGTGGCCAAGATTATGAACAAACTATAGTTTCTCCAGATCTAATAACTCTAAAAAAAGCATCAATGGAAGAGTATATAGAAAGTGGGAAAGTATTTTTAGCCATTTGCGGGGGATACCAATTGCTTGGGAAATATTATACAACGCCAAGTGGTGAGAAGGTTGAAGGTCTTGGCATCTTGGATATTTGCACAGAAAGCGGTGACAAACGTTTTATCGGCAACACAGTAATTCATAACGAAACATTTGATGAAACTTATGTTGGCTTTGAAAATCATTCTGGAAGGACCTATATTAACGGTTTATCACCCCTTGGCAAAGTTGAAGTTGGATATGGTAATAATGGGGAAGATGGTTACGAGGGTTGCGTATATAAAAATACCTTCTGTACTTATTTCCATGGTTCGCTTCTTTCTAAAAATCCTGAACTTGCAGACAGATTGCTTTCAATTGCATTAAATAACAAATATGATGAAGTAGCTTTAACTTCCCTAGATGATACTCTCGAAATTAAAGCCAAAGAATTTATAATAAAAAGGGAAACTTCGAATAATAAATAATAATAAATAATAATAAATAATGCTATGAATTTCTCCGGTATTGGCACCAAATAAGAAGAGCCGAAACATAAAAAAGATGTATATTTGGATAACTTCCAAATCTACATCCTTTTTTCTAATTGTAATGCCAAACTAAAATACTTTATAGAATCAGCCACATTA
Encoded here:
- a CDS encoding Mur ligase family protein — its product is MFKIKIQSLLSILVSKFVMTLSKSIFQGGTNFPGKIALKLDKNILKTIANNYEVILITGTNGKTTTTSMIYSIVKDSKRPVITNNTGANMYTGIVACFISNYSFKKSTEKKIAVIEVDEANLKFVTQYITPKVITITNLFRDQMDRYGEVYTTLKKILVGIEKVPESTLVLNGDESLFGNLNLTNDVIYYGFGTKVNENKIVDINADAKFCTICKSPYSYNFITYNHLGDFYCPVCGYKRPELTYFVDKVIDLNTSGSSVNINNKEYYINQPGTYNIYNALCAYSVAKVLETSDNVIEHSLKTVASSFGRQETLNIDGTEVKIILVKNPAGYDEAVNTINLDKRTINLSLLLNDNYADGKDVSWIWDVNFERLTSLDVNKVMISGIRLYDMAIRLKVAGFSSDSFLLCTDEEALLKEIKSCNGEIVYVLATYTAMINLRKFLHTKGYINKIW
- a CDS encoding type 1 glutamine amidotransferase; translation: MEINICHLYPDLLNVYGDVGNILILKHRAELRGIEVNIVNISMGDNFKAEDYDIVFFGGGQDYEQTIVSPDLITLKKASMEEYIESGKVFLAICGGYQLLGKYYTTPSGEKVEGLGILDICTESGDKRFIGNTVIHNETFDETYVGFENHSGRTYINGLSPLGKVEVGYGNNGEDGYEGCVYKNTFCTYFHGSLLSKNPELADRLLSIALNNKYDEVALTSLDDTLEIKAKEFIIKRETSNNK
- a CDS encoding undecaprenyl-diphosphate phosphatase, translated to MDLNIILVLKAIIIAVVEGITEFIPISSTGHMIIVGNVINFKGPFADSFEVVIQLGAILAIIVLYWSKIWNSIVEFFKLKPSGIKFWTNIIIAFIPAALFGFLLNDKIKKYLFNPGTVAIGLIVGGILLIIIENRFRNKHTTKTVEKISIKQSFKIGCFQCLALWPGMSRSSSTIMGGWICGVSTVAATEFSFFLAIPTMVGAATLTLYKTGMNFSSGEIITLVIGFIVAFLVALLVVERFIAYLKTKPMKVFAVYRIIVGIVLLCLIKFTTILI
- a CDS encoding ComEC/Rec2 family competence protein: MPKKTWLKYTLICVSLIFVIVCTTISYKSTIKTSLDLENNMVTHFIDVGQGDCALIQVNNKNLLIDSGTSDSKQKLIRYLKKNNITKLDYIVATHPHEDHIGGMASVIKNFEVGEFYAPKAISSTQTFNDMIDALRSKNLKIKIATPNISLNLGPNATCIMLSPNKTTYDNLNNYSCTLKISYKNSTYLFTGDIETQAEQELIANGYDLSAQVLKVAHHGSKTSSSKEFLAKVSPKIAVISCGIDNDYGHPNRETLDRLKRLNTIVYRTDLDKTIVLISDGSKIKKLDN
- a CDS encoding lysophospholipid acyltransferase family protein, which encodes MRTIYFYMLFIINLIWISMKKPKLNRIKRQKSIKEAEVYLFKVATNWAKFILKAANLNLTVSGRENIPKEACLFVGNHQSDLDIPVILSNMNNITGAVAKKSMIKIPIMSYWMKQIHCVFMDRENPRQALKDIAEGVEYLKNGYSMLIFPEGTRSRSNTMGEFKKGSMRLAIKAGVPIVPITLYDTYTALEGNNGKIKRANAKLIFGKPIYLDDMSKEEKANISDVIQNIIQNNLNKENEKKIG
- a CDS encoding DMT family transporter, yielding MLLSKGYIYSIFSAVLFGSAGLFVKLASGLGIDAISLLTLQYIIAVPLMFVIMYIFNKKSFKVTKKQLLRLAILGIVGNTFMTVFYYTAYNYLPIQMVAILLYTYPIMVFIYSAVFKKGSISYIKVFAVFLAFFGCLLTLDILSSRPKYSLIGVIFALICAMFYAFMNIYSEEKLQGIGPLTINAYSTLFSLISLMIYKFPLFVFRGDITKSLLIYTIILAIFCEIIPLTLLYAAIKYIGSLKVSIIGNLEIPTAMIISFFILHEHITLMQIVGTVLVICAVYMIRTKRTSTEKL